aaattgccacaaaaatcccccccgAATTCTGCAGAAATTCCCCACTAAATTCCCTCAACATCACCCAAAGATCCACTCACAAtataccccaaaatcccctcagaacttccccaaaatcccctcagaactgccccaaattccccaaaaattcccaccaaaattcccacaaaactcagaccaaaattccccaaagaaCTGCCCCAAAATGCCCACAATTCTCCCAACATTCCCACAAATATTCACCCCAAAACTCTCACAAACTTCCCACTAAATcgccccaaaatcctctcagaGATTCCacaaaatcatcacaaaattCCCCATAGAACTGCCCCAAGTgcccacaaaattcccacaaaaattccctttaaatcgtcccaaaatcccctcagagaTTCCACAATatccccacaaaattccccacaGAACTGTCCCAAAATCCCTacaaattccccacaaaatcccccaaaattcccacaaaatctgtgaaaattccctcaaaaCTCCCAcaaaattgtcccaaaattATCTTAGAATTTCCACCAAATCACCCCAATATTCCCGCAAAATTGTgccaaatcccctcagaatttccacaaaatcccaaaaaaattcccctagaattcccagaaaatcaccccaaaattcccttgaaaacccacacaaaaatccccccaaattctgcagaaattcccacaaaaaatctccccaaatcaccccaaactTCCCTCAAAATGTCcacaaaatctccccaaatttccctcgGAAATTCCACAGCATCCCCAGAAAATTCCCTGCAGaacttccccaaaatccccccacaattcccacaaaatcactgcaaagtcccctcagaatttccacaaaatcccccaaaattccctcaaaattcccccaaaaatccccccaaattcttcagaaattcccaccaaaattcccacaaaatcaccccacaattccctcaaaatttccacaaaaattctcttaaattctcccacaaaatccccacaaaaattcccacaataTCTGTCCAAATTTCCCACCAAAATCCCCACCAAGTCACctcaaatttccccaaatccctcataTTCCCTGTTGCAGGTGCTGCGTTCCCTGGAGGAGGAGCTCACCAGGGCTCAGCTGCGCCGGGGGCCCCGCGAAATCTCTGAGCTCGTCCCCCCTCCAAAGGtaagaccccaaaatcctccaaattcacccaaaaagtcagctgggaaccccaaaatccacctgagaaccccaaaatcccccaaattcaccccaaaatcctccaaattcATCCAAAAAgtcacctgggaaccccaaagttcacctgggaaccccaaaatcccccaaattcatcccaaaatcctccaaattcATCTAAAAAGTCAGCTGGGAACCCCAATAtccacctgggaaccccaaaattccacaaacTCACTccaaaaatccacctgggacccccaaaattccacaaaatccccctcaaaattctcatttacccagccaaaatccccccaaatcctcttacattccccccaaattcaccccaaatttccccgcccccagcacccccaaatcctccccaggcTCGTCCCGGAGCTCCAGCGACGCTTGAGAGAAAAACGAGAAGAGGTCCAAAATTTCCTGCTGGGaggccccaaaatccctgaaactcacccccaaaatctgcctcaaaatccccaaattcaacccaaaaagccccaaaatgccccaaatctGGCGGGGCTTCTGAGATCCGAGAGGCTCCGGCTGCACCGAGAGAGGCTCCGGGAACGGCTGCTGAGTAAAAATCTGGAAAAGATGCGCTGGAAATACCACGaggtttgtactggtttgtattaggagggaactgggaaggggaaaaatggtgtaaaaaccataaaaaatggaggagaaagggttaaaaagggttaaaatgggatttggggttactggtttaGACTGATTTGTACCGGTTTGTACTGAGAAGGGACTGGGAAGGggtaaaatggggaaaaattgtgaaaaaattgtaaaaaatgggttaaaaatggagcaggaagggataaaaaaggattaaaaatggGTTACAAGTAgatttggggttactggtttggactggtttatactggaagggactgggacaaactgagagggactgggatgcACTGGAAGGGGattaaagggttaaaaatggggaaaatgggaaaaaatgtgatttggggttactggtttatactggtccatactggtttgtaTTGGTCCGTACCAATccgtactggtttatactggtccatactggtttatactgatctgtactggtccataccggtccgtactggtctgtactggtccatactggtctgtactgtTTGCAGGTTCTGTCCCGCTGTTGCTCCCTCctgacccagctctgctccctgcgGAACGTCCAGGCTGACCTGGACCTGGAGCAGGGCCAGTACCTGCAGGCCAAGGGCGAGGCCTTGCTGCTCAAGAGTCGGTGAGGGGTGGCGTCTCTTCAGGATCTCATTTTACATCTCATTTGCATCTCATTAGCACACGGGTGTTAACCAACAGAGCACCCCAGTGCTtctcccagtttgtcccagttcatcccagtaaccccaaaccccctcccagtccatcccagtaatgccaaatcccatcccagtaaccccaaactccctcccagtccatcccagtaaccccaaatcccctcccagtccattcccgtaaccccaaatcctctcccagtctatcccagtaaccccaaatcctctcccagtccatgccagtccatcccagtaaccccaaatcccatcccagtaaCCCATAATCCTGTCCCAGTCTatcccagaaaccccaaatcctctcccagtttgATCCTAGTCCATCCCAGTAACCCCAAGGAGTTCCTCCCCAGGCCCCACCCACTCATTAATGCTCATTAATATTCATCAGGCTGGAAGAGCTGCACCTCCTATTGGACACTTACCCCGCCCCCACCATCGAGGCCCACCGGCAAATCAGGTGTGAGACCATGCCCCCTCATTTGCATAACTTGGCCCCTCATTGCCAGAGTCCTGTTCCTCGTTAGCATAATCCTCATTAACATAGCCTAGCCCCTCATTACCATGACATCACCCCATTACTGCAGTTGTGCTCATTAGCATAATCATCATTAGCGTAGTCATACCCCTCATTAAAGTACCCCAGCCCCTCATGAGCAGAATTATTCCTCTCATAATGATAATGTAATCTCGTTACCTGAGCCCCACCCCTCATTAGCATAACTCTGCCCCACCAGTGATGTCACTTCATTACCATAACCCTGCCCCTTTCTGTAAGCTCtgcccctttttcccttttaggGCATTGCTCACCGAGTCCCACCACACCGCTGAGGCCAAACTCACGGAGTTGAGGGCGAAGCTTGAGGCTTACAGGGCCCTGGGCCCAGAATTCCGGGATCTGGCGCTGGAATTGGGCCAAATCCGCCAGGAATCAGCACGGAAACGCCAGGCCT
The window above is part of the Catharus ustulatus isolate bCatUst1 chromosome 8, bCatUst1.pri.v2, whole genome shotgun sequence genome. Proteins encoded here:
- the LOC116999758 gene encoding uncharacterized protein LOC116999758 isoform X1 yields the protein MIGWRGRRGQGGAAGSPPRWFFLGGTHLKTPKMDLEELPTQDLLLLPDQDSTGPRNSSTPQELEAHPGLAKLLQSLGGFLGEDGLSLPLQQELHQAEGTLARAKERWLHQELLWRLLEELIRDPQNLDRSVLRSLEEELTRAQLRRGPREISELVPPPKHPQILPRLVPELQRRLREKREEVQNFLLGGPKIPETHPQNLPQNPQIQPKKPQNAPNLAGLLRSERLRLHRERLRERLLSKNLEKMRWKYHEVLSRCCSLLTQLCSLRNVQADLDLEQGQYLQAKGEALLLKSRLEELHLLLDTYPAPTIEAHRQIRALLTESHHTAEAKLTELRAKLEAYRALGPEFRDLALELGQIRQESARKRQAFSELCPPSP
- the LOC116999758 gene encoding uncharacterized protein LOC116999758 isoform X2 — its product is MIGWRGRRGQGGAAGSPPRWFFLGGTHLKTPKMDLEELPTQDLLLLPDQDSTGPRNSSTPQELEAHPGLAKLLQSLGGFLGEDGLSLPLQQELHQAEGTLARAKERWLHQELLWRLLEELIRDPQNLDRSVLRSLEEELTRAQLRRGPREISELVPPPKHPQILPRLVPELQRRLREKREEVQNFLLGGPKIPETHPQNLPQNPQIQPKKPQNAPNLAGLLRSERLRLHRERLRERLLSKNLEKMRWKYHEVLSRCCSLLTQLCSLRNVQADLDLEQGQYLQAKGEALLLKSRALLTESHHTAEAKLTELRAKLEAYRALGPEFRDLALELGQIRQESARKRQAFSELCPPSP